The sequence tgtaaatataaattggaaaaaagATATGGTAGCTTGGCTTTTGTTTTCgggaataatattaataatataaTATTAATCAAGGACATTTGGGTTTGCCTTCCTGTGTTTTCCAGTTTTTGTAGCAAGGGAATTCTTCTTTATGACCATATGTGCCTGATGGAACACACATGCATATGTTGCAGCACTGGTTACAATAGAGCAGGCATGGCTTCTTATGTGACGTCGCAGAACACCTATGTTCGCATGCGCTTGCACACTctgatattaaaaataaaatattaagttGATTTAATATGGAACACACATGCATCATTagattcttcttcggtcggccctcccaccgTGGCAACGGTCATACTAGTATATACTTCTTCAcccttagtttgaaggtttagaTGTTTCACACAGATTTAAAAAAATGagagatattattattttttttccaaatatttcccttagtaaaaattctaaaaatatttaaattatttggtgtttcgttCCTTGTTTCTAGTAGTCTGATTTCAATCTAGGAAAAAAATGAGGAAAATATGATACCTTAATTATTTTTGTACTAAAAATAAATCTTAAATCTTAAACTAAACTGAGACGATGGAGTAACTAAATTTTGGGATCGCAGTCTTGTGCATCACTTGGGTAACTAGTAAGAAATAATTAATTTCCCTTGATTCCTACAGTAAATACGATAATAATAGAGGGCAGCAACAACACAACATATTTGAAATTCGTAATCGACAAAGATGTCTACTATTTGTTAAATCAACATCATGAGGTACAATAAATTCATGATTTTATGGGCATGATAAATTTTAATGTGCTTTCGTTCATGTAAatataaactgggaaaaatggTAGATTGGCTTTTGCTTTCAGGAATAATATTTATTAAGGACACTTGGGTTTGCCTTCCTGTGTTTTCCAGTTGTTGTAGCAAGGGCATTCTTCTTTATGACCATATGTGCCTGATGGAACACACATGCATTTGTTGCAGCACTTGTTACAGTAGAGCAGGCATGGATTCTTGTGTGACGTCGCAGAACACCTCTGTTCACATGCGCTTGCACACTctgatattaaaaataaaattttcatttaatttaaTATGTATAAATTaccaaccaaaaacaaaataaaaatgtatATTTATTTCTCAAAAGGAAAAATAGACCTAAGGAAAAATTAAATTACCTTGAGGCCTGAGTGAACCTTCTCCACCATTCTGTTTGTCATTTTAAATAATTAGAATAATTCATATCTCAAGAAACTATAACTCGAAAATGATATAATATAATTCTTTCAGGatataaaaagataaaaaatgaaaatatcaTTTTGTGAAAGACACATTAAAAAGATTTTTTATGCAATTTGTTTAGGATGAAGaaatatatttaaaaaataacTCACCCGGGCATGACCAAGACTAGTTGAAACAACGCTACTGGTTACCTCTCCCTGCAAGACATGATAATTACAAATCTTAATTATAAGAATATGAAGAgaaaaaaatcattcaaaattCAACAAATCTTAATAAGAAAGAAAAGGAACTAACGAAGGAGAGTTGGACAAAGAAGCAAACTGCGATGATCACAAAGACATAAGAGATGAGAGGAGATGAGAAATGGGCCATGTTGtgtattcttttttcttctttgaattgATTTTTGGTTTGGGTGTTGAGATGTGAATGAATCTAATGAGCAACAACGAGTCCATTTATATAGAGTAGAATAATAAAGGACGACAGTGAATCACTCTGGTACATGCATATGGTGacaaatttatttaattgtttttacattttaggaattatgattttttatgagaaaaaaaaaatcttttggttGACTCATAGAAATTGAATTGATTCATTTATAGGAAAGTTAATGAATTTCTGCTAACTCATAGAAACAAATACGATTATGGATAATATTGAATCCACTGTCCATTCACGAGGGTTCATGCACTAAAAGAAAATTTCACCTACCCTATCTAATTATTGCACCTACCCTCACTAATTAAGAATGAAATATACATTCAGTAAATAAGAAAATGGCGATTCCGGAAAATATTTAGGGTAAGGTAATCAACGGGGAATTTTGTTTTATTAAAGCAATAAAAACTAAATATAAAGTGTAGattgtggattttcgacaaagggtagaattgtaaaactatactccagattcggcaaccggatgagtattgaggctcatgtctctcatcaaagcatgaaagctcatgccataaaatctctgactgagaaggctgtctctcagagtacatataaatgtgtagtctcttagctgaggccacggcacatctcatgaatactgagcaatttcagtaattactccggatccggcaattggatgagtatcgagactcatgtctctatgcatgaaagctcatgccacctctgatggagaaagtctctcagagaagatgtagagaTGTAGTCTCTCAGCcaaggccacgacacatctcatactgtatagaatcgaaagattgagcggctcctagacatcatgtctgctagtatagagcgacaacgtctgatgtaaccaagttttccccgaccATGCAATaagaatatgacactccagcaagttcatattgctcaaccctcagataattaatgctcctagacaggaagcctttctaatatagagccagcaattaattatcttaaatcgtctgaatatccagcaatattcgtcaatcaatcgcctgaatatccagcaatattctacgattcctcgttatatttcgttactttaatctgtggttcttcccagcagaattccacaggttagtaataaatattcaacgaaacaggcatctgtgcatcgaataagccctgacaaaaatggtgcaagtgtaattagcggataatgcacagaccagcattttgaatgcacgaacgagcatttcaaaaacgaacgaggaacctatgcaaaataggaagggaaaataataataataaaatattaagcaaaagcgccaggggactaggctcaccagccggccagtcatgccgtgactagtcccgcgcccaattttatattttatcatattttcactATCTTCACGagctcatgaaaatcctcttgttcgagcaaatttcctttatttcgaAGAAATTATCTAagtcacatgattttatcaaaaataataaaattagggaaaggtgtcgcgggaccgagcgccagctggccatgtcttggccgtggccggtcccacacctcacgtcccattattttattattccttctcaaattatgaaaattccttgattttatgaattttccctaaaatcatgaaaattacctaatttcatgtatttttatctaaatcacatgattttatcaaaaataataaaattagggaaaggtgtcgcgggaccgccggccggccggtcatgccttggtcgtgaccggtcccacacctcacgtcccattattttattattccttctcaaattatgaaaattccttgattttatgaattttcccaaaaattacctaatttcatgtattttctctaaaatcatggaaaatattaaaaaattagaaaaacttgtgggaccgggctctagtcggtcggccatgccctagccggtcccacatgcccattattttattattatttggtgttttgtttcctgattttatgtaaactccctgatttcaacaaaatatcttggttttcaacaaatccctttgattttatgaaaattatctaaaatcatcaaaattacataaaattgggaagagtgccttgggacccgcgcccattggtcgGCCGACCATGTCACGTGTattgtcggtcccacactcccattccctattttatattttaatttatgtctctcatctcatggaagttccctaatttcgccaaactctccagtttcatggaatttcccttaaatcagagaaaaatacataaagtcatataaaactgggaaaagcatgtgggaccccGTTTCAGCCGAcggccatgtcctagccgtggccggtcccacaccttgtgattccttgtttatttattattttcatcatctcatgtatttttcccagtttcagcaaaaccatggatttttcatattttctccaagtgttgctcaaacgtgcaccgggaaatatcaaaattctcaggactgaagcacggacatcatggtgacacgggcacatccccttgaccgccAAGGGTGACCCTGACGCTTGCAAAcatctggtcc comes from Papaver somniferum cultivar HN1 chromosome 7, ASM357369v1, whole genome shotgun sequence and encodes:
- the LOC113292873 gene encoding gibberellin-regulated protein 12-like, with the translated sequence MAHFSSPLISYVFVIIAVCFFVQLSFGEVTSSVVSTSLGHARNGGEGSLRPQECASACEQRCSATSHKNPCLLYCNKCCNKCMCVPSGTYGHKEECPCYNNWKTQEGKPKCP